The following coding sequences lie in one Arachis ipaensis cultivar K30076 chromosome B03, Araip1.1, whole genome shotgun sequence genomic window:
- the LOC107631788 gene encoding 40S ribosomal protein S16 yields the protein MAQQPLEQVQCFGRKKTAVAVTYCKRGRGLIKINGCPIELVEPEILRFKAFEPILLLGRHRFAGVDMRIRVKGGGHTSQIYAIRQSIAKALVAFYQKYVDEQSKKEIKDILVRYDRTLLVADPRRCEPKKFGGRGARARFQKSYR from the coding sequence ATGGCGCAGCAACCACTGGAGCAAGTGCAGTGCTTCGGCCGCAAGAAGACTGCGGTGGCCGTCACATACTGTAAGAGAGGACGCGGCCTCATCAAGATCAACGGTTGCCCAATCGAGCTTGTGGAGCCGGAGATCCTGCGGTTCAAGGCGTTCGAGCCAATCCTGCTGCTCGGAAGGCACCGATTCGCCGGCGTTGACATGCGCATCCGCGTGAAGGGAGGAGGACACACTTCTCAGATCTACGCCATAAGGCAGAGCATAGCGAAGGCTCTTGTTGCGTTCTACCAGAAGTATGTGGACGAGCagagcaagaaggaaatcaaggACATTCTTGTCAGGTACGACCGAACCCTCCTCGTCGCCGATCCAAGGCGCTGCGAGCCCAAGAAGTTCGGTGGTCGCGGTGCTCGTGCTAGGTTCCAGAAGTCCTACCGTTAA
- the LOC107633929 gene encoding putative clathrin assembly protein At2g25430 translates to MQRRFRQVCSALKEQSHVRYAKIASAGGYSNMNTMMIKATTPDDVPLQDKYIEYLLTLFSLSPSSCHSFAITFTRRFGTTRSWRVALKCLILLHRLLRSVPENSPLSEQLLWIRSNGLISLHPCHFRDTCSSSSHSYTNFIRSYAHLLHVMLDSTDFEDQQQEQVLELLPQLQIVIDRAMDCFPVGLAAQSFMVQSAMKLIIRDSFVCYTRFRKEMAAVLDNLLQMPYRSCIAAFNIYKKASMQSNQLYEFHEWCRAKGLCGSYEYPLVDPIPHIQIKALETFLSGMWQLTEDEEEEKPLIDVEDDQVSWETLLETSVTFPHQNDMMSSFFFSSGHGHEDEQAAASAYNPFYQPNEHCGSFPRNPSYPWGL, encoded by the coding sequence ATGCAAAGGAGGTTCCGGCAAGTTTGCAGTGCTCTGAAAGAGCAGAGTCACGTGAGATATGCAAAGATAGCATCAGCGGGTGGATACTCAAACATGAATACGATGATGATAAAGGCAACAACACCCGACGATGTTCCACTTCAAGACAAATACATTGAATACTTGTTGACACTCTTTTCGCTTTCTCCCTCTTCATGCCACTCCTTTGCAATCACATTCACTCGCCGATTCGGAACCACTCGCAGCTGGAGGGTCGCCCTCAAATGCCTCATTCTTCTCCACCGTTTGCTTCGCTCTGTTCCCGAAAACAGCCCTCTTTCCGAGCAACTCCTCTGGATTCGTTCCAATGGCTTGATCTCTCTCCACCCTTGCCATTTCAGGGACACTTGTTCTTCCTCTTCCCATTCCTACACCAACTTCATCAGATCCTATGCTCATCTTCTTCATGTCATGCTGGATTCCACAGACTTTGAAGACCAACAACAAGAACAAGTGCTTGAACTGTTGCCGCAACTGCAGATCGTGATTGATAGGGCCATGGATTGTTTCCCAGTGGGACTAGCAGCACAGAGTTTCATGGTGCAATCGGCAATGAAGCTCATAATCCGCGACAGTTTCGTTTGCTACACCAGATTCAGGAAAGAGATGGCGGCGGTTTTGGACAATCTGCTTCAGATGCCATATAGAAGCTGCATAGCGGCTTTCAACATATACAAGAAAGCATCAATGCAATCAAATCAGCTCTATGAGTTCCATGAATGGTGTAGGGCTAAAGGGTTGTGTGGTTCCTATGAGTACCCTTTGGTGGATCCAATACCACACATACAAATCAAAGCTCTTGAAACTTTTCTCAGCGGTATGTGGCAGTTAACTGAGGACGAAGAGGAGGAGAAGCCACTGATTGATGTTGAAGATGATCAAGTTAGTTGGGAGACACTGTTGGAAACCTCTGTTACTTTTCCTCATCAGAATGACATGATGAGCAGCTTCTTCTTCAGCTCTGGACATGGACATGAAGATGAACAGGCTGCTGCTAGTGCTTATAATCCTTTCTATCAGCCAAATGAACATTGCGGGAGTTTCCCTCGTAACCCTTCGTACCCTTGGGGTCTATGA
- the LOC107631787 gene encoding LOW QUALITY PROTEIN: THO complex subunit 2 (The sequence of the model RefSeq protein was modified relative to this genomic sequence to represent the inferred CDS: substituted 2 bases at 2 genomic stop codons), with amino-acid sequence MSLPPIECIYVTEDCVREWKSGNPALRVSEPVPSLRFLYELCWTMVRGELPFQKCKVALDSVIFSDRPPTEKLASNFADIVTQMAQDHTMSGEFRSRLIKLARWLVESELVPVRLLQERCEEEFLGEAEMIKIKAQDLKGKEVRVNTRLLYQQTKFNLLREESEGYAKLVTLLCRDSEAPTQKASAATIGIIKSLIGHFDLDPNRVFDIVLECFELQPDNSVFLELIPIFPKSHASQILGFKFQYYQRMDVSCPVPFGLYKLTALLVKQDFIDIDSIYAHLLPKDEEAFEHYNTFSSKRLDEANKIGRINLAATGKDLMDDEKPGDVAIDLFAAIDMETDAIEERKSELQNSQTLGLLTGFLSVDDWYHAHMLFGRLSPLNAVEHIQICESLFRLIERTISSAYDVIRHAHHQNSGSSTGVSTDPMDVDNSSRRSSFIDLPKELFQMLACTGPYLYRDSILLQKVCRVLRGYYFSALELVSHGDSALNSQFPGIGNPHLHLKDARLRVEDALGACLLPSLQLIPANPAVGQEIWELMSLLPYEVRYRLYGEWEKDDERIPMLLAARQTAKLDTRRILKRLAKENLKQLGRMVAKLAHANPMTVLRTIVHQIEAYRDMITPVVDAFKYLTQLEYDILEYVVIERLALGGRDKLKDDGLNLSDWLQSLASFWGHLCKKYPSMELRGLFQYLVNQLKKGQGIELVLLQELIQQMANVQYTENLTEEQLDAMAGSDTLRYQATSFGVTRNNKALLKSTSRLRDALLPKDEPKLAIPLLLLIAQHRSLIVINADAPYIKMVSEQFDRSHGTLLQYVEFLCSAVTPASNYAALIPSLNDLVHLYHLDPEVAFLIYRPVMRLFKSQRSPDVCWPLDDNNAANDASTESDLVDHSGSMVLDLGSARNPIRCHSIWQTXVXKSVKTMLPSKAWNSLSPDLYATFWGLTLYDLYVPKSRYESEIAKLHASLKSLEELSDNSSSAITKRKKEKERIQESLDRLISELHKHEENVASVHRRLSHEKDKWLSSCPDTLKINMEFLQRCIFPRCTFSMPDAVYCAMFVHTLHSLGTPFFNTVNHIDVLICKTLQPMICCCTEYEAGRLGRFLYETLKIAYYWKSDESIYERECGNMPGFAVYYRYPNSQRVTYGQFIKVHWKWSQRITRLLIQCLESSEYMEIRNSLIMLTKISGVFPVTRKSGINLEKRVAKIKSDEREDLKVLATGVAAALAARKPSWVTDEEFGMGYLELKPAPSISKSSAGNSASVQSGISLGVSQTESGSGKHLDSVNTVKDQTKIKTADSKVERTDSTIAGKSDSGQAKLKGNSSLNGLDAPSTLPSPAVQSGATKSMENQKQAEESVSRASEEHVPRAAESRASGKRSAPASSHSKPSKQDPAKEDTRSGKAVARASGSLSSDKDIQNHASEGRHTGSTNLSSSVNANGNSISASAKISAPSTKGETGSELKAEMGGVKSSDIRASVVKDDGNDVIDSVRGSSSRVVHSPRHDNTIVTSKSTDKAQKRASSAEEPDRLGKRRKAEAEQRDVENEIRLSEREKLVDPRLSDEKLGPEELGLYRAGDKPLERAKDKGNERYEREHRERLDRVDKSRGDDFIVEKPRDRSIERYGRERSVERMQERGSERGFNRLPEKAKDDRSKDDRSKLRYNDVSIEKSHADDRFHGQSLPPPPPLPPNMVPQSVGGGRRDEDADRRYGATRHSQRLSPRHEEKERRRSEEAVVSQDDAKRRKEDDFRDRKREEREALSLKVEERDRERERDREKTNLLKEELDLNAASKRRKLKREHLPAGEPGEYSPVAPPPPPLGIGVSQAYDGRDRVDRKGPMIQHANYIDEPGLRIHGKEVASKLNRRDSDPMYDREWDDEKRQRADQKRRHRK; translated from the exons CATACAATGTCGGGAGAGTTTCGATCTCGTCTCATTAAACTG GCAAGATGGCTTGTGGAATCTGAATTGGTTCCAGTTAGGCTACTTCAAGAACGTTGTGAG GAAGAGTTTTTGGGGGAGGCTGAAATGATCAAAATAAAGGCTCAGGATTTGAAGGGAAAAGAG GTCAGAGTTAATACACGGCTTCTTTATCAACAAACCAAATTTAACCTTCTTAGAGAAGAGAGTGAGGGCTATGCAAAGCTG GTCACTCTTCTTTGCCGAGATTCCGAAGCTCCAACTCAAAAGGCATCTGCCGCAACAATTGGCATTATTAAG TCGTTAATTGGCCATTTTGATTTGGATCCAAATCGTGTTTTTGATATT GTTCTTGAGTGTTTTGAACTTCAACCTGATAACAGTGTGTTTCTAGAGCTGATTCCTATTTTCCCCAAG tctCATGCTTCACAGATTCTTGGATTTAAGTTTCAATATTATCAGCGCATGGATGTCAGCTGCCCTGTTCCCTTTGGGCTCTATAAGCTCACAGCGTTGCTGGTGAAACAAGATTTTATTGATATTGATAGCAT ATATGCACATCTACTTCCGAAGGATGAAGAAGCATTTGAGCATTATAACACTTTCTCTTCCAAGCGGCTTGATGAG GCTAACAAAATTGGAAGAATAAACCTTGCTGCTACTGGAAAAGATCTAATGGATGATGAGAAACCGGGTGACGTCGCAATAGATCTTTTTGCTGCTATAGACATGGAAACTGATGCAATTGAAGAGCGAAAGTCTGAGCTTCAAAACAGTCAAACTTTGGGGTTGCTTACCGGCTTTCTTTCGGTGGATGACTG GTATCATGCACATATGCTGTTTGGTCGTCTGTCACCACTCAATGCAGTGGAACATATCCAAATATGTGAGAGTTTGTTTAG GCTCATTGAGAGGACAATTTCTTCAGCATATGATGTTATTCGGCACGCACATCATCAAAACTCTGGATCATCCACAGGAGTTAGTACTGATCCTATGGATGTAGATAACTCCTCAAGACGAAGTTCTTTCATAGATCTTCCGAAGGAGCTTTTTCAGATGCTTGCTTGTACTGGACCCTACCTTTACCGTGACTCTATATTGTTGCAGAAG GTTTGTAGGGTGCTGAGAGGTTATTACTTTTCTGCCCTTGAGCTTGTTAGTCATGGCGACAGTGCCTTGAATTCTCAATTTCCTGGAATTGGAAATCCTCATCTACACCTGAAAGATGCAAGGCTAAGGGTGGAGGATGCTTTAGGAGCTTGCCTACTACCTTCTTTGCAACTGATTCCTGCCAATCCAGCTGTTGGCCAGGAAATTTGGGAACTAATGAGTCTCCTTCCTTATGAG GTGCGATATCGTTTATACGGTGAATGGGAGAAAGATGATGAGCGCATACCTATGCTCCTAGCAGCAAGACAAACAGCCAAG TTGGACACTAGACGCATTTTAAAACGGTTGGCAAAGGAGAATTTGAAGCAGCTAGGTCGAATGGTCGCAAAACTAGCTCATGCTAACCCTATGACTGTCCTACGAACAATTGTTCATCAG ATTGAGGCATACAGAGACATGATTACTCCTGTAGTGGATGCATTTAAGTATTTGACTCAG CTAGAGTATGACATTTTGGAATATGTTGTGATTGAGCGCTTGGCACTTGGTGGACGTGATAAGCTAAAAGATGATGGTCTAAATTTGTCAGATTGGCTTCAATCACTAGCTTCATTTTGGGGTCACCT GTGTAAGAAGTACCCTTCAATGGAATTGCGAGGCCTTTTCCAGTATCTAGTGAACCAGTTAAAAAAGGGGCAAGGAATTGAGCTTGTTCTATTGCAG GAACTTATTCAACAAATGGCAAACGTCCAGTACACAGAGAACTTGACTGAGGAGCAGCTGGATGCCATGGCAGGGAGTGACACTCTTCGATATCAAGCAACTTCTTTTGGAGTAACTCGAAATAATAAG GCATTGTTAAAGTCTACTAGCAGACTTAGAGATGCATTACTTCCCAAAGATGAACCGAAGTTGGCGATCCCCCTCCTATTGCTTATTGCTCAACATCGTTCTCT GATTGTCATCAATGCAGATGCACCATACATTAAGATGGTTAGTGAGCAATTTGATAGATCCCATGGAACTCTTCTTCAATATGTGGAATTTCTTTGCAGTGCAGTTACTCCAGCATCAAATTATGCTGCACTCATTCCATCGCTTAATGACCTGGTCCACCTTTACCACCTGGACCCTGAG GTTGCTTTCTTGATATATCGCCCTGTGATGAGACTTTTCAAGTCTCAGAGGAGTCCTGATGTTTGCTGGCCGTTGGATGATAATAATGCTGCAAATGATGCATCTACAGAATCTGATCTTGTAGATCATTCTGGCAGTATGGTTCTAGATCTTGGCTCTGCTCGAAATCCTATAAG ATGCCATTCCATCTGGCAAACCTAAGTCTAGAAGTCTGTTAAAACCATGCTGCCTTCAAAAGCGTGGAATAGCCTTTCTCCTGATCTTTATGCAACATTTTGGGGCCTCACACTATATGATTTGTACGTTCCAAAAAGTCGCTACGAGTCTGAAATAGCCAAGCTGCATGCTAGTCTTAAGTCTTTGGAGGAGCTGTCTGACAATTCAAGCTCAGCAATCACCAAGAGGAAGAAGGAAAAGGAAAGAATTCAAGAATCACTTGACCGTCTGATTAGTGAACTTCATAAACATGAAGAGAATGTTGCATCAGTTCATAGGCGGCTTTCTCACGAAAAGGACAAATGGTTAAGTTCCTGTCCTGacactttgaagatcaatatGGAGTTTCTTCAGCGTTGTATATTTCCACGCTGCACATTCAGTATGCCAGATGCTGTTTATTGTGCTATGTTTGTGCACACACTTCATTCGCTCGGAACCCCCTTTTTCAATACCGTCAACCATATAGATGTCCTGATTTGTAAGACTCTACAACCTATGATATGTTGCTGCACAGAATATGAGGCAGGCAGGCTTGGTAGGTTTCTGTATGAGACTTTGAAGATTGCTTACTATTGGAAG AGTGATGAATCTATTTATGAACGTGAGTGTGGAAACATGCCTGGCTTTGCTGTTTATTATAGATATCCAAACAGCCAGCGAGTTACATATGGCCAGTTTATCAAG GTACACTGGAAGTGGAGTCAGAGAATAACCAGACTATTAATTCAGTGTTTGGAATCTAGTGAGTACATGGAAATTAGAAATTCTCTCATTATGTTGACAAAGATTTCTGGAGTTTTCCCTGTTACTCGGAAGAGTGGGATAAACCTTGAAAAACGG GTGGCTAAGATTAAAAGTGATGAAAGAGAGGATCTTAAGGTGCTGGCAACTGGTGTTGCTGCTGCATTAGCTGCTAGGAAG CCTTCATGGGTTACTGATGAAGAATTCGGTATGGGATATCTTGAGTTGAAGCCTGCGCCATCTATTAGTAAATCTTCTGCTGGAAATTCAGCATCTGTACAAAGTGGGATAAGTCTTGGTGTTTCTCAAACTGAATCTGGCAGTGGAAAACATCTGGACTCAGTAAACACAGTCAAAGACCAGACAAAAATAAAAACTGCAGACAGCAAGGTAGAAAGAACTGACAGCACAATAGCTGGAAAATCTGATTCTGGCCAAGCAAAACTCAAGGGTAATTCATCATTAAATGGATTGGATGCTCCATCAACCTTACCCTCACCTGCTGTACAATCTGGAGCAACAAAATCCATGGAAAACCAAAAGCAAGCAGAAGAATCTGTAAGTAGAGCATCGGAAGAACATGTTCCGAGAGCTGCAGAG TCAAGAGCTTCCGGGAAACGTTCGGCACCTGCTAGCTCACACTCAAAGCCCTCGAAACAAGATCCTGCAAAAGAGGATACTAGATCTGGTAAAGCTGTTGCCAGAGCGTCTGGTTCTTTGAGCAGTGACAAGgatatacaaaaccatgcatcAGAGGGAAGACACACTGGAAGTACTAATTTATCTTCTTCAGTCAATGCTAATGGTAACAGTATTTCAGCTTCTGCAAAAATCTCAGCTCCATCTACTAAGGGTGAGACCGGTAGTGAGCTCAAGGCTGAGATGGGTGGCGTAAAGTCTTCTGATATTAGGGCTTCTGTGGTGAAGGATGATGGAAATGATGTTATTGACTCGGTAAGAGGTTCCTCTTCACGTGTAGTTCATTCTCCTAGGCATGACAATACAATTGTTACTTCAAAGTCTACTGATAAAGCCCAGAAGAGAGCTAGTTCTGCTGAAGAACCTGATAGACTTGGTAAACGGCGTAAAGCGGAGGCGGAGCAAAGAGATGTCGAGAATGAAATCAGATTATCTGAAAGAGAGAAGCTTGTAGATCCTCGATTATCTGATGAGAAATTGGGGCCGGAAGAACTTGGTTTGTACAGGGCAGGGGATAAGCCATTGGAAAGGGCAAAAGACAAAGGAAATGAAAGGTATGAAAGAGAGCACAGGGAGAGATTGGACCGTGTGGATAAGTCTCGTGGAGATGACTTCATTGTGGAGAAACCTAGGGATAGGTCAATCGAAAGATATGGAAGAGAACGATCTGTTGAGAGAATGCAAGAAAGGGGTAGTGAAAGGGGTTTCAATAGACTCCCTGAGAAGGCTAAGGATGATAGAAGCAAGGATGATAGAAGTAAATTACGATACAATGATGTATCTATAGAAAAATCTCATGCAGATGATCGCTTCCATGGGCAAAGCCTGCCTCCACCACCCCCATTACCTCCAAATATGGTTCCTCAATCTGTTGGTGGTGGTAGGCGTGATGAAGATGCTGATAGGAGGTACGGAGCCACTAGACATTCTCAAAGGCTTTCTCCAAGGCATGAAGAAAAAGAACGGAGACGGTCTGAAGAGGCTGTGGTTTCCCAGGATGATGCAAAACGCAGAAAAGAAGATGATTTTCGAGATAGGAAACGCGAGGAACGAGAAGCATTATCATTGAAG GTTGAAGAGAGGGATAGAGAGAGAGAGCGGGATAGAGAAAAAACAAATCTTCTAAAGGAAGAGTTGGATTTAAATGCTGCATCCAAGAGACGTAAGCTCAAGAGGGAGCATCTGCCAGCTGGTGAACCTGGGGAGTACTCACCAGTGGCTCCTCCACCTCCACCCCTAGGAATTGGTGTTTCACAAGCTTATGATGGAAGAGACAGGGTAGACAGGAAGGGACCCATGATCCAACATGCAAATTACATAGATGAACCAGGTCTCAGAATTCATGGTAAAGAGGTAGCCAGCAAGCTGAATCGTCGTGATTCTGATCC AATGTATGATCGAGAATGGGATGATGAGAAGAGGCAAAGAGCTGATCAGAAACGGCGGCACCGAAAATAA